The genome window CTACAAAGGAAATCATTTCACATTATGCCAAAAGGGGATATACCAACATTTGGGTGGACTTCAAAGGCCACACATTCACCAAGAGCCGCTCAGGAAGAATGAGATCTCTTAAAAGACTTATTGATGATCTTTTCGGAGAGGAAAGCAAAAATGTCATCATTTACATCTCAAACATCAAAAAGACACAGAGAGAACATCCAAAGGAAGTTAAACTCAAGCCATCAGATATCTTCGGTACCTTCGTATATGGGGATATTGTAGGTATCCCATGGAAGGGAATTGTATGGCCACCCAAAGAATCAGATGCCAACACTGAGGAATATTGGATCAAAAAAGGTTTTCCAAGCAAGGAGGAGTATGAAGAAGCAGTGTTCAAGCGAGATACCGGCATCTTCGATACAAATTCATATTATTACCTGCATCCAGATAAAATAAATCTCCACGATTCGATCTTGGACAGACTCAGGGAAGAGGTCCTTTCGATGAATATCAGACAAAAATCTGTAGCTGAGAAGATAAGCCATTCAATAAGCAATGCCATAACACTCCGAGAGCTCAACAGACTCAAGAGTAAAGTCCTGTCTGAGGGAACAATTCAAGATTATTTGGAGAGCAGAGAATACTTTGCCACAGCAGGCAAAACAATGCTGGCAAGTATAAGCACCAAGCCAAGGGGACACAAAACAAGTAAAAAGAAAACACTTGAGAAACCCAGAAAAAATCTGTTTGATTTCATGGACTCCCCGTAACGAACCAAAATTTATTATCTGGGGGGAAGTCTCATGCTCCGTTGGAATACTGTAAAGGATGTTATTAATCACATCAAAACCATCCAGAATAAAATCCCAAACGAAGAGTCCACAAAGCAACATTTGGTGCTGCCGATTCTTATGGCCCTCAGCTGGGATGTCTTTAACCCGGATGAAGTTATGCCAGAGGAAAACACCGGCGAAGGCCGGCCAGACTACACTCTTAAGCTGAATGGCAAGACAATCGCATTCCTCGAGGTGAAGAGTGCATTGACATGGATTTTGAAGGGAGATGAAATCAACATGGATCCCCTCAGACAACTTGCACGTTATTGTTTTGACCGCGGGGTCCCCGTGGGAATTCTTACAAATGGCCTCCAGTGGGTGATGATAAAATCTTTTGAGCCTGAGAAAAGCCTCGAAGAGCGTGTTATTCTTGCCGTTGATTTGAGTGCACAAGAGCCTTCACAGGCGGCCGAGAGATTAAAGTGGCTGTCAAAAGAGAAAATCAGCCAATACAATGAAATCCCGACAGAATACAGAAAAATACCTTTCCAGAAACCTCCAGTAAGTAGCGAGCCTCTCCACCCAACAGGGGAGACGAATAAATCAAGCACAGGAACCACAAAGTTCAGAACATTGTACGTTACTGCTTGGGAAGTGGATTTACCGTCCTCTGCGATTGATGTTGACCAGCTGATTGGAAAAGATCTAAAAGGATACGTTCCTTCCCGCCTCTTCGTGAATTTCAGAGGAAAATGGTATGAGATTTCAATTTCTCATGCTGAAAACTGGCCAGGAGCAAGGATTGCATGGAGTAGCATAACTACAATGGCAGTAAGGTTCCTTTATGATCAGGGCATCAGGGACTTTCCTCACGTGGGAAGGTACATCTCAAGGACATCTCGCTCTGGAAAGGCCATGTATGTAGACAAGATTGGCGAATGGTACCTTGAGGGAGCCCCCGGAGGACGTCAGGCTGTCGAAACCCTTTATAAACTCGCAAAACACACTGGGACAAAAATCGCAATTGAGATACAAAAGATCCGGTAACTACTCCAGCCGATGTTTTTCCTTCAGCCGTTCCCTCCCAATGTCTGCAAGATAATGGGCTACAATATCAATTGGGTAATTTGAACGAACGAGCACTCTTCGGACTCATCGTGATAAACCACACCCTTGGAATCAACCGGCGGTACAAGCGGTGCTTCAAAAAAGCGGCCAGGCACGCCCTCAAAGAGTTCTCTCAGAAGTTCAATGAATGCCGTTTTGGTTAATTTCAATTGTTTTAATGGAGCCATCTTAGCGTTTTTGATGCATCCAGCCCTCAACGGGCTGGAGAGAGTGGTGTTAATAAGCTAAAACGTATAAAACAGGTCCGCCCCTTTAAGGACTGTAAAGGCCTCGTACTTAACCCCCCACAGCCCGAGGAACTCCCTAAAGCGGTACGTGTACTGGATGGGCACTGCCACCACCCACGCTCCCCACTGCTCACCGTTGAGCTCCTTCAGCA of Thermococcus celericrescens contains these proteins:
- a CDS encoding type I restriction endonuclease, with translation MLRWNTVKDVINHIKTIQNKIPNEESTKQHLVLPILMALSWDVFNPDEVMPEENTGEGRPDYTLKLNGKTIAFLEVKSALTWILKGDEINMDPLRQLARYCFDRGVPVGILTNGLQWVMIKSFEPEKSLEERVILAVDLSAQEPSQAAERLKWLSKEKISQYNEIPTEYRKIPFQKPPVSSEPLHPTGETNKSSTGTTKFRTLYVTAWEVDLPSSAIDVDQLIGKDLKGYVPSRLFVNFRGKWYEISISHAENWPGARIAWSSITTMAVRFLYDQGIRDFPHVGRYISRTSRSGKAMYVDKIGEWYLEGAPGGRQAVETLYKLAKHTGTKIAIEIQKIR